A genomic window from Pecten maximus chromosome 4, xPecMax1.1, whole genome shotgun sequence includes:
- the LOC117324887 gene encoding zinc finger protein 30-like, translated as MVSGYSCWEIGVEKMVSGYGCREIGVETMMSGYGCREIGVETMVSGYGCREIGVETMVLGYGCWEIGVETMVSGYGCWEIGVERMVSGYGCREIGVETMVSGYGCWEIGVERMVLGYGCWEIGVETMVLGYGCWEIGVERMVSGYGCRYIGVESMVPEYSCWEIGVERMVSGYGCREIGVETMVSGYGCREIGVETMVSGYGCREIGVERMVSGYGCREIGVETMVSGYGCREIGVERMVSGYGCRDIDVGRWASIGV; from the coding sequence ATGGTGTCAGGATACAGTTGTTGGGAGATTGGTGTCGAGAAGATGGTGTCAGGATATGGTTGTCGGGAGATTGGTGTCGAGACGATGATGTCAGGATATGGTTGTCGGGAGATTGGTGTCGAGACGATGGTGTCAGGATATGGTTGTCGGGAGATTGGTGTCGAGACGATGGTGTTAGGATATGGTTGTTGGGAGATTGGTGTCGAGACGATGGTGTCAGGATATGGTTGTTGGGAGATTGGTGTCGAGAGGATGGTGTCAGGATATGGTTGTCGGGAGATTGGTGTCGAGACGATGGTGTCAGGATATGGTTGTTGGGAGATTGGTGTCGAGAGGATGGTGTTAGGATATGGTTGTTGGGAGATTGGTGTCGAGACGATGGTGTTAGGATATGGTTGTTGGGAGATTGGTGTCGAGAGGATGGTGTCAGGATATGGTTGTCGATATATTGGTGTCGAGAGTATGGTGCCAGAATACAGTTGTTGGGAGATTGGTGTCGAGAGGATGGTGTCAGGATATGGTTGTCGGGAGATTGGTGTCGAGACGATGGTGTCAGGATATGGTTGTCGGGAGATTGGTGTCGAGACGATGGTGTCAGGATATGGTTGTCGGGAGATTGGTGTCGAGAGGATGGTGTCAGGATATGGTTGTCGGGAGATTGGTGTCGAGACGATGGTGTCAGGATATGGTTGTCGGGAGATTGGTGTCGAGAGGATGGTGTCAGGATATGGTTGTCGGGATATTGACGTCGGGAGATGGGCATCCATTGGTGTTTAG